One window of the Cryptomeria japonica chromosome 7, Sugi_1.0, whole genome shotgun sequence genome contains the following:
- the LOC131856481 gene encoding uncharacterized protein LOC131856481 yields the protein MVSREMVDKLNLQCEKHPHPYPITWFKKGSEVNVDKRCLIKFSIGKNYKDEVWCDVIPMDACHVLLGRLWQYDRKVMHDGERNTHTFWKEGSKVILLPLKDAGEVKNILSERELVKEMKVKGLCYVLMVQKEEGRGIPIPVEVAKVLKEYSDVIPNELLDGLPLKRDIQHHLDLILGASLPNQASYRMSPTQHAKLNKQVMKLMKKGVV from the coding sequence ATGGTTTCCAGAGAGATGGTAGATAAGTTGAATTTACAGTGTGAGAAACATCCTCACCCTTACCCTATTACATGGTTTAAGAAGGGGAGTGAAGTTAATGTTGATaagagatgcttgatcaagtttTCTATAGGAAAAAATTACAAAGATGAGGTCTGGTGTGATGTCATCCCAATGGATGCATGTCATGTATTATTGGGGAGGCTTTGGCAATATGACAGAAAGGTCATGCATGATGGGGAAAGGAATACACATACATTTTGGAAGGAGGGATCGAAAGTCATCTTATTACCCCTTAAGGATGCAGGGGAAGTTAAGAATATTTTGTCTGAAAGAGAGCTTGTTAAGGAGATGAAGGTGAAAGGATTATGTTATGTATTAATGGTACAAAAGGAGGAAGGAAGAGGGATACCAATACCTGTTGAAGTAGCAAAGGTACTCAAAGAATATAGTGATGTTATACCTAATGAGCTACTTGATGGTCTTCCACTGAAGCGAGATATTCAACATCATCTTGATCTAATTCTGGGAGCATCTTTACCTAATCAGGCATCATATAGGATGAGCCCTACACAACATGCAAAACTCAACAAGCAAGTGATGAAGCTTATGAAAAAAGGTGTTGTGTGA